Proteins from one Xenopus tropicalis strain Nigerian chromosome 1, UCB_Xtro_10.0, whole genome shotgun sequence genomic window:
- the tmem128l gene encoding transmembrane protein 128 like, protein MASLLEEKDLRVLRQRFQRQAESLLQGTENEDSDEEKKKKEKPLPRFNLHSVFWVLAAVALTYFIDFFEVVKEILKGGCMWLFTGTVLLAISLSIALYCIVYLEWYRRISDYDNQYPALVPVTVAVFVTAAICYNVALWPIWSFFTPFILFTQFMGVVMLVSLFG, encoded by the exons ATGGCGTCGCTGCTTGAAGAAAAGGATCTGCGGGTGCTAAGGCAGCGCTTTCAGCGACAAGCCGAGTCCCTGCTGCAGGGAACAGAGAATGAGGACAGCG atgaagaaaaaaagaagaaagaaaaacccCTTCCTAGATTTAACCTCCATTCTGTCTTCTGGGTATTGGCAGCCGTGGCTCTGACCTATTTCATTGACTTCTTTGAAGTTGTTAAAGAAATTCTTAAGGGAGGCTG CATGTGGTTGTTCACTGGAACCGTATTGTTAGCTATCAGTTTATCCATTGCACTGTATTGTATCGTTTATCTGGAGTGGTACCGCAGGATCAGCGATTATGATaaccagtatccagcattagtgccTGTAACAGTTGCTGTCTTCGTAACTGCTGCCATATG tTACAATGTTGCCTTGTGGCCAATCTGGTCATTTTTCACTCCATTTATACTCTTTACCCAGTTCATGGGTGTGGTGATGCTGGTGTCCCTGTTTGGATGA
- the tlr1 gene encoding toll-like receptor 1 — protein sequence MKTSKSSFWFQCERFITITKVTADGYLYFLFMLSIYILVQSESSKASFIHRRLPRGLSNCPSADTQLDLTKRNITQLQTSDFSCFLDLKFLNLSYNSIEELDCSVFQFNPSLEYLDISNNRLHTIQCQSLQYIKNIKHLDLSYNNFKQMHFCKEFTALSQLKHLGLSAEQIQTNSFLNIAPMQLEYVFLGMEDLTEYENGSLQFLNTNKLLINLPTNLNLASSYLLSDALNTSTTLEVSGAQCDVHCDYFTKSFSTITKNSKVVNLIISNGAMPGNEIFKIMPPIWDSSIEHLYIKIFRLQNELKYVKMDFLHHSIKSLTVEDLTNEVVSFRDTHPLQMFAEMLVENITFSRAELYFFFCPPAPSIFRVINLPSNRLTDDIFQNCANLKELELLNLQNNKLEQMSKISSMTLTMPNLKHLDLSRNGLHIDNEKQCKWMDSLVFLNLSESGLTNSVFGCLPINLQILDLSKNQISSIPIEVKNFVSLKELHLASNRLTDIPDCHNIGNNLGVLKVDENLINLPSKEFLQNCEYVKYLSAGKNPFQCNCDLREFVKMGVMFPKRLIGWPESYKCADPENLRGIFLQDFYLPEISCNISMLLGVVLGTIFILSIIVVSACFYFDVPWYIRMLFRWFRTKHRLRNVNQQDIQNDKLFHAFISYSQEDSDWVKNMLLPNLERKDGSIKICHHERHFIPGKAIIENIIDCIEKSFKSIFVLSPNFIQSDWCHYELYFAQHTLFGKNSNNLILILLDPIPQYLIPNKYNKLRSIMKHRTYLEWPKEKGKHALFWANLREAIHVNLSIKEEDMADPEVRT from the exons atgaaaaccTCAAAATCCTCATTTTG GTTTCAGTGTGAGCGCTTTATAACCATAACGAAAGTGACTGCTGATGGATACCTGTATTTTCTCTTCATGTTAAGCATTTACATACTAGTTCAGTCTGAAAGCAGCAAAGCCTCGTTCATCCACAGGAGGCTGCCTAGAGGTCTCTCAAACTGTCCCTCTGCGGATACTCAGCTGGACTTAACTAAAAGGAACATAACTCAGCTTCAAACAAGTGACTTTAGTTGTTTTTTAGATTTGAAATTTTTAAATCTTTCATATAATTCAATTGAAGAACTAGACTGTTCGGTGTTTCAGTTCAATCCTTCTCTAGAGTATTTAGACATATCAAACAACAGATTGCATACGATACAATGTCAATCAttacaatatattaaaaacattaagcATCTGGACCTTTCATACAATAACtttaaacaaatgcatttttgcaaAGAATTTACGGCACTGTCCCAACTGAAACATCTTGGCCTGAGTGCCGAGCAGATCCAAACtaacagttttttaaatattgcacCTATGCAACTTGAATATGTATTTTTGGGGATGGAAGACTTGACGGAATATGAAAATGGAAGCTTACAATTTCTGAATACAAATAAACTGCTTATCAATTTACCAACAAACCTAAATCTAGCAAGTTCTTACCTTTTGAGTGATGCTTTAAACACCTCCACAACTCTAGAGGTCTCTGGGGCACAATGTGATGTACACTGTGATTATTTCACAAAGTCCTTTTCCACGATTACTAAAAACTCCAAAGTAGTCAATCTAATCATCAGCAATGGTGCAATGCCgggaaatgaaatatttaaaattatgCCGCCTATTTGGGATTCATCAATAGAGCATCTATACATCAAAATCTTCAGACTTCAAAATGAGCTCAAGTATGTTAAAATGGACTTTTTGCATCATTCAATAAAATCTCTTACAGTAGAGGATTTGACTAACGAGGTGGTGTCCTTTCGTGATACTCATCCCCTACAAATGTTTGCAGAAATGCTTGTGGAAAATATAACATTCTCTAGAGCAgaactgtatttctttttttgtccTCCAGCGCCCAGCATTTTTAGAGTTATAAACCTTCCAAGCAACAGACTTACAGATGATATTTTTCAAAATTGTGCCAATCTCAAAGAATTAGAATTACTGAATTTACAAAATAACAAATTAGAGCAAATGTCAAAAATAAGTTCTATGACTCTCACAATGCCAAATCTCAAGCATTTGGACCTCAGTAGAAATGGACTTCATATTGACAATGAGAAACAATGCAAATGGATGGATTCTCTTGTATTCCTAAACTTATCTGAGAGTGGGCTTACAAATTCGGTCTTTGGTTGCCTTCCCATCAACCTCCAGATACTAGATCTCTCTAAAAATCAAATCTCCAGCATCCCCATAGAAGTTAAAAATTTTGTGTCCCTAAAAGAACTACATTTAGCATCAAACCGTCTAACAGATATCCCTGACTGCCACAATATTGGCAATAACTTGGGGGTCCTAAAAGTTGATGAAAATCTTATAAACTTACCATCAAAAGAATTCCTCCAGAACTGTGAATATGTTAAATATCTAAGTGCTGGAAAAAATCCGTTTCAGTGCAATTGTGACCTGAGAGAGTTTGTTAAGATGGGAGTCATGTTTCCAAAAAGGCTTATTGGATGGCCAGAGTCCTATAAATGTGCAGATCCTGAAAACCTCAGAGGAATTTTCCTTCAAGATTTTTATTTACCTGAAATTTCATGCAATATTTCAATGCTTCTAGGAGTTGTACTgggtacaatatttattttatcaatCATTGTGGTTtctgcatgtttttattttgacGTGCCATGGTATATTCGTATGTTGTTCCGATGGTTTAGAACAAAGCACAGGTTAAGGAATGTTAACCAGCAAGACATTCAGAATGACAAACTATTCCATGCATTCATTTCTTATAGTCAGGAAGACTCAGACTGGGTAAAGAATATGTTGCTACCAAATCTTGAAAGAAAAGACGGATCAATAAAAATCTGCCACCATGAAAGGCATTTTATTCCTGGTAAAGCAATCATTGAAAACATAATTGACTGCATCGAAAAAAGTTTCAagtccatttttgttttgtctccTAATTTTATTCAGAGTGATTGGTGTCACTATGAGCTGTATTTTGCACAGCACACTTTATTTGGGAAAAATTCCAATAATTTGATTCTGATACTACTGGACCCCATCCCACAGTATTTAATTCCCAATAAGTATAACAAATTAAGATCGATAATGAAGCATAGGACATACCTTGAATGGCCAAAGGAAAAAGGCAAACATGCCCTCTTTTGGGCTAACCTCAGGGAAGCAATTCATGTAAACCTTTCTATTAAAGAGGAAGACATGGCAGACCCTGAAGTAAGAACATAA
- the tmem128l gene encoding transmembrane protein 128 like isoform X2, protein MASLLEEKDLRVLRQRFQRKAEYLLQGTENEDSDEEKKKKEKPLPRFNLHSVFWVLAAVALTYFIDFFEVVKEILKGGCMWLFTGTVLLAISLSIALYCIVYLEWYRRISDYDNQYPALVPVTVAVFVTAAICYNVALWPIWSFFTPFILFTQFMGVVMLVSLFG, encoded by the exons ATGGCATCGCTGCTTGAAGAAAAGGATCTGCGGGTGCTAAGGCAGCGCTTTCAGCGAAAAGCCGAGTACCTGCTGCAGGGAACGGAGAATGAGGACAGCG atgaagaaaaaaagaagaaagaaaaacccCTTCCTAGATTTAACCTCCATTCTGTCTTCTGGGTATTGGCAGCCGTGGCTCTGACCTATTTCATTGACTTCTTTGAAGTTGTTAAAGAAATTCTTAAGGGAGGCTG CATGTGGTTGTTCACTGGAACCGTATTGTTAGCTATCAGTTTATCCATTGCACTGTATTGTATCGTTTATCTGGAGTGGTACCGCAGGATCAGCGATTATGATaaccagtatccagcattagtgccTGTAACAGTTGCTGTCTTCGTAACTGCTGCCATATG tTACAATGTTGCCTTGTGGCCAATCTGGTCATTTTTCACTCCATTTATACTCTTTACCCAGTTCATGGGTGTGGTGATGCTGGTGTCCCTGTTTGGATGA